The Portunus trituberculatus isolate SZX2019 chromosome 19, ASM1759143v1, whole genome shotgun sequence genome contains a region encoding:
- the LOC123506209 gene encoding LOW QUALITY PROTEIN: decapping and exoribonuclease protein-like (The sequence of the model RefSeq protein was modified relative to this genomic sequence to represent the inferred CDS: inserted 1 base in 1 codon) codes for MSKRLRSDDFLAKRQRSDSSAVGDADHSLMATPSAWLVVHPYSRYGQGPAVLRKPMFVGDFSLDEHRLFCHDQRNLHFIPIDWTGDKKVEFDLNVGMDKVTRKNXRETKNEKLDRMLEWILSNAAKFHTKESAGKPLQCLSTDFVCFRGLLTQLMCTPYEHREGWIVCATRFRNTVYLCAYETPERKAQREAETDMQKTMSSWGYKFEQYMIDGSNTSEGVNENEEYCVMMRSRLHHHSLVYGAEVDGVDPTLYKTPHADLGAFVELKTSKEVTSEREHRTLHKFKMIKWWGQSHLVGIPRVVCGFRDTSGIIHTLRTYQVQEIPKLAQDYWNSDTMLKFLRYFLDFVKRNVVVDDPQCVYKFERSPGGDIHCTYLGRDLEWAFLPEWYYKKVFNS; via the exons ATGTCCAAAAG GTTAAGGTCAGATGATTTTCTAGCCAAGAGACAAAGAAGTGATTCATCTGCTGTGGGTGATGCTGATCACTCCTTGATGGCCACACCATCAGCCTGGCTAGTGGTTCATCCCTACAGCAGGTATGGGCAAGGGCCGGCCGTCCTCCGCAAGCCCATGTTTGTTGGGGATTTTTCCTTGGACGAGCACCGCCTCTTCTGTCATGACCAGCGGAATCTTCACTTCATACCCATTGACTGGACTGGTGACAAAAAG GTTGAGTTTGACCTTAATGTGGGAATGGACAAGGTgacaaggaaga ggagggagacTAAAAATGAAAAGCTTGACCGTATGTTGGAGTGGATTCTCTCTAACGCTGCTAAGTTCCACACAAAGGAGTCAGCTGGCAAGCCCCTGCAatg TCTATCAACAGATTTTGTATGCTTCAGAGGACTGCTCACCCAGCTCATGTGCACTCCTTATGAACACAGAGAGGGATGGATAGTGTGTGCAACAAG ATTCCGGAACACTGTATACCTTTGTGCCTATGAGACCCCTGAGAGGAAAGCACAGCGAGAGGCTGAGACTGACATGCAGAAGACAATGTCCTCTTGGGGCTACAAGTTTGAGCAGTACATGATTGATG GCAGCAACACCTCTGAGGGAGTGAATGAGAATGAGGAGTACTGTGTGATGATGCGTTCCCGCCTGCACCACCACTCCCTTGTGTATGGGGCAGAGGTGGATGGGGTTGACCCGACTCTCTACAAAACTCCCCATGCTGATCTTGGAGCCTTTGTGGAACTGAAGACCAGCAAGGAAGTGACATCAGAGCGAGAACACAGAACACTTCACAA GTTCAAGATGATAAAGTGGTGGGGCCAGTCACACCTGGTGGGCATCCCCAGGGTGGTGTGTGGCTTCCGGGACACCTCAGGGATCATCCACACCCTCAGGACTTACCAGGTGCAGGAGATACCCAAGCTAGCTCAG gATTACTGGAACTCTGATACTATGCTGAAATTCTTGAGGTACTTCCTTGACTTTGTGAAAAGAAATGTCGTGGTGGATGACCCACAGTGCGTGTACAAGTTTGAGAGGTCCCCCGGGGGTGACATACACTGTACCTACCTGGGTCGTGATTTAGAGTGGGCTTTTTTGCCTGAGTGGTATTACAAGAAGGTGTTCAATTCCTAA